A stretch of Anaerobiospirillum thomasii DNA encodes these proteins:
- a CDS encoding alpha-L-glutamate ligase-like protein, protein MNLNFIDRIRQNYANPLDLFSYGIMGMNQRNVSYIGRYNKRRLYPLVDNKLKTKQMAIAHGVTTPTLLGAVKNQVDAQNILEILGDHSEFCIKPAQGSGGKGILVITGRNGKYFTKASGQEINIHDLRRHVSNILAGLFSLGGKQDIALIEDLIHFDQVFSGYSYEGVPDTRVIVFQGFPVMAMMRLSTAASDGKANLHQGAVGVGICIGTGRAVRAVQHNDVIEFHPDTDKDLYKLQVPHWDKVLSLAASCYNMSGLGYIGTDIVLDRDKGPMLLELNARPGLAIQTANNAGLLPRLRLIEALPKRQSMSLEQRVAFSKQHFGVFKS, encoded by the coding sequence ATGAACCTGAACTTTATTGACAGGATAAGGCAAAATTATGCCAATCCGCTTGATTTGTTCTCATATGGCATTATGGGCATGAATCAGCGTAATGTAAGCTATATTGGCAGATACAATAAAAGAAGGCTTTATCCTTTAGTTGACAACAAGCTCAAGACCAAGCAGATGGCTATTGCCCATGGTGTAACCACCCCTACTTTGCTTGGAGCTGTTAAAAATCAGGTTGATGCTCAGAATATTCTTGAGATCCTGGGCGATCACAGTGAGTTCTGCATCAAGCCGGCACAGGGCTCTGGCGGCAAGGGCATTCTGGTTATTACAGGCCGTAACGGCAAGTACTTTACCAAGGCCTCAGGTCAGGAGATAAATATCCATGATCTGCGCCGTCATGTATCCAATATTTTGGCAGGTCTGTTCTCACTTGGAGGCAAGCAGGATATTGCCCTTATTGAGGATCTTATACACTTTGATCAGGTATTCTCAGGCTATAGCTATGAGGGTGTACCTGATACCCGTGTTATTGTCTTTCAGGGCTTTCCTGTAATGGCCATGATGCGTCTGTCAACAGCAGCCTCAGATGGCAAGGCCAATCTGCATCAGGGTGCTGTAGGTGTGGGTATCTGCATAGGTACAGGCCGTGCTGTGCGTGCCGTGCAGCACAATGATGTGATTGAATTCCATCCTGATACTGACAAAGATCTCTACAAGCTGCAGGTACCGCACTGGGATAAGGTTTTATCCCTGGCAGCCTCCTGCTATAACATGTCAGGCCTTGGCTATATAGGTACTGACATTGTGCTTGACCGAGATAAAGGCCCTATGCTGCTTGAGCTTAATGCAAGACCTGGTCTTGCCATTCAGACAGCCAACAATGCAGGCCTCCTGCCACGCCTGCGTCTTATTGAGGCTCTGCCAAAAAGACAGTCTATGTCACTTGAGCAGAGAGTTGCCTTCTCCAAACAGCACTTTGGCGTGTTTAAAAGCTAA
- a CDS encoding inactive transglutaminase family protein yields MVSRGVFYVVTAILFLVGLLLMIYQHLTFEVPFFPGSQRQVWTVEAKIEFEPNNSSAKVDFALPAIQPGFTQLKQTTASVGFGTSYIQRNNESYVQWTKRSPLGLQTLYYRAEFLRDPDAQNSSMTVPELSQNVEAEPYATAMGEIADAAHKKSSDPFSFTVQVINELDRQKEIAQLLMSKYDRATLLVHILDLAKIPSRTVSVLDLEDGRRNRILTSRVAVFDGTHYEIFDPKSGASGIRENQLIWTDHSGSLLDIQGGSNGRVRFSIIENQVPVVKAGLLKAASEKASGEDIVSLSIATLPIEEQSLFKGILLLPIGVLIVVFLRVIIGIKTSGTFMPVLIAMAFLQTSLTVGLIGFVSIVCIGLVVRSWLSHLNLLLVARISAVIITVIAIIGAISLITYKIGLTEGIKVTFFPMIILSWTIERMSILWEEEGYKEVIKQGGGSLFVAVCAFLAMNSLFIQHITFNFLGLQLVILALVLTMGNYTGFRLTELKRFKPLVAQMKGNLNGDETVSESVRLKQERSQLKSNPHETMAKWSEAAKKDEDKGSEQEGK; encoded by the coding sequence ATGGTTTCACGTGGCGTTTTTTATGTAGTAACAGCCATTTTATTTTTAGTAGGTCTACTTCTTATGATCTACCAGCATCTGACCTTTGAGGTGCCTTTCTTCCCAGGCTCTCAGCGTCAGGTATGGACTGTAGAGGCCAAAATTGAATTTGAGCCTAACAATTCATCTGCAAAAGTTGATTTTGCCCTGCCTGCCATTCAGCCGGGCTTTACACAGCTTAAACAGACTACAGCCTCTGTAGGCTTTGGCACATCATATATTCAAAGAAATAATGAATCATATGTGCAGTGGACCAAAAGAAGTCCATTAGGCCTGCAGACTTTATATTACAGAGCTGAGTTTTTACGCGATCCTGATGCCCAGAACTCATCAATGACAGTGCCTGAGCTCTCTCAGAACGTTGAGGCTGAACCTTATGCCACTGCTATGGGTGAGATTGCCGATGCTGCGCACAAAAAGTCATCCGATCCTTTCTCCTTTACTGTACAGGTTATAAATGAGCTTGACCGTCAGAAGGAGATAGCACAGCTGCTTATGTCAAAATATGACAGAGCCACACTGCTTGTACATATTCTTGATCTGGCCAAGATCCCGTCACGTACAGTAAGCGTTCTTGATCTTGAAGATGGACGTCGCAACCGTATTTTAACCTCACGTGTGGCTGTCTTTGACGGTACCCACTATGAGATTTTTGATCCTAAGTCAGGGGCCAGCGGCATACGCGAAAACCAGCTTATATGGACTGATCACTCAGGCTCACTTTTAGATATTCAGGGTGGCAGCAACGGCCGTGTCAGATTCTCAATTATTGAAAATCAGGTACCTGTTGTAAAGGCCGGCCTTTTAAAGGCAGCCTCTGAAAAGGCCTCAGGCGAGGATATTGTCTCCCTCTCCATTGCTACACTGCCAATTGAAGAGCAGTCACTGTTCAAAGGCATTCTGCTTTTGCCAATTGGTGTGCTTATTGTAGTATTCCTGCGCGTTATTATCGGTATCAAGACCTCAGGTACCTTCATGCCTGTGCTTATTGCCATGGCCTTCTTGCAGACCTCACTTACTGTAGGTCTTATAGGCTTTGTCTCTATTGTCTGTATCGGTCTTGTAGTCAGATCGTGGCTGTCGCATTTAAACCTCCTGCTTGTTGCCAGAATCTCGGCTGTGATTATCACGGTTATTGCCATTATCGGTGCCATCTCTCTTATTACCTATAAGATTGGTCTTACCGAGGGTATCAAGGTTACCTTCTTCCCTATGATCATTCTGTCATGGACCATTGAGAGAATGTCAATTCTGTGGGAGGAAGAAGGCTACAAGGAAGTTATCAAGCAAGGTGGCGGTTCTCTCTTTGTGGCAGTATGTGCCTTCTTAGCCATGAACAGCCTGTTTATACAGCACATTACCTTCAACTTCCTGGGTCTGCAGCTGGTTATTTTAGCTCTGGTTCTTACCATGGGTAACTACACAGGCTTCAGACTTACCGAGCTCAAGCGCTTCAAGCCACTTGTAGCTCAGATGAAGGGCAATTTAAACGGTGATGAAACTGTCAGTGAATCTGTAAGACTCAAGCAGGAAAGATCACAGTTAAAATCAAATCCTCATGAGACTATGGCCAAATGGTCAGAGGCTGCTAAAAAAGATGAGGACAAAGGCTCTGAACAAGAGGGCAAATAG
- a CDS encoding ATP-dependent zinc protease family protein, producing MRKSSISLLLACTLLSLSAHGNDNNSVIELKGTVQSINEELSSQRASIGKINSNLDYLERENSSFQRNVLNELKALRRQNQSLVDSLFSNGGSNNAKGNVMDVKPVRNYDLQTPDGKMYFGEDEFIYIKEANAMFDCRIDTGAAVSSISATNITEFERKGKKWYRFTMEVNDRTLELEAPFVRYSTIRQSSKSTTTERPVVSLNVKIGDYSNTSEFTLADRRKLNYPVLIGRTLIQDIAVVDVSRNHVQQDKNSDILLILSRDNYNELKKKGINPNEEFERKNKNQAGQIAYPSKDYGSNLGTDADLSLPEVREKISSKQNAKQ from the coding sequence ATGCGCAAGAGTTCCATATCACTGCTGCTTGCCTGCACCCTTCTCTCCTTAAGTGCCCATGGCAATGACAACAATTCTGTAATTGAACTTAAAGGTACAGTACAGAGCATCAACGAGGAGCTGTCCTCACAGCGCGCCAGTATTGGAAAAATCAATTCCAATCTTGATTATCTAGAGCGCGAGAACTCAAGCTTTCAGCGTAATGTTCTCAATGAGCTTAAAGCCCTAAGACGTCAGAATCAGTCTTTAGTTGACTCTTTATTTTCAAACGGCGGCTCAAATAACGCCAAGGGAAATGTTATGGATGTCAAACCTGTAAGAAATTATGACCTGCAGACACCAGATGGCAAGATGTACTTTGGAGAAGATGAGTTTATCTATATCAAAGAGGCCAATGCCATGTTTGACTGCCGTATCGATACCGGTGCCGCTGTATCATCAATCAGCGCTACCAATATCACCGAGTTTGAAAGAAAGGGCAAGAAATGGTATCGCTTTACCATGGAGGTCAATGACAGAACCTTGGAGCTTGAGGCCCCTTTTGTACGTTACTCAACTATAAGACAGTCAAGCAAGTCAACCACCACAGAACGTCCTGTAGTCAGCCTCAATGTCAAAATAGGCGATTACTCCAATACCTCTGAGTTTACCTTGGCAGACAGACGCAAATTAAACTATCCTGTACTCATTGGCCGTACTTTAATTCAGGATATTGCTGTAGTTGATGTATCACGCAATCACGTACAGCAGGATAAAAACTCTGACATTCTGCTGATTCTAAGCCGTGATAATTACAATGAACTCAAGAAAAAAGGCATAAATCCAAATGAGGAATTTGAAAGAAAGAACAAGAATCAGGCAGGACAGATAGCCTATCCATCAAAAGATTATGGCTCAAATCTTGGCACTGATGCCGACCTTTCTTTGCCTGAGGTCAGAGAAAAAATTTCCAGCAAGCAGAACGCAAAACAGTAA
- a CDS encoding 3'-5' exonuclease, with product MALFIKSPLEKLYAKSYKLKALGSLPPALEALYTDTVFDDKSYLFEHEIISLDFETTGLDFNEDIVLSMGYVIIKNGAIDFNTSCHKYLNVQNVIKSGSAIINQITPEQLISGEDTQQAFDELLSLMRNKIVLCHAATIEKNFILHHYGLDADSTVPLVFLDTLKLERSLVSFSGNVSDLSLSAIRKKRHLPSYVAHNALADSVATAELFLCQVRDIFGKETPTLGPLYKRSI from the coding sequence ATGGCTCTTTTTATAAAAAGTCCTCTTGAGAAGCTCTATGCTAAAAGTTACAAGCTAAAGGCTTTAGGCTCTTTGCCACCGGCCCTTGAAGCTTTGTATACAGATACTGTATTTGATGATAAGAGCTATCTTTTTGAGCATGAGATTATAAGTCTTGATTTTGAGACCACAGGTCTTGATTTTAATGAAGATATTGTCCTGTCTATGGGTTATGTCATCATTAAAAACGGTGCTATAGATTTTAATACCAGCTGTCATAAATATTTAAATGTGCAGAATGTTATAAAATCTGGCAGTGCCATTATCAATCAGATTACACCAGAGCAGCTTATATCAGGTGAGGATACACAACAGGCCTTTGATGAGCTTTTATCCCTCATGCGCAATAAAATAGTACTGTGCCATGCCGCCACCATTGAAAAAAACTTTATTCTGCATCATTACGGACTTGATGCTGACAGCACTGTGCCTTTAGTGTTTTTAGATACACTAAAGCTTGAGCGCTCGCTTGTCTCATTCTCTGGCAATGTATCAGATCTTTCCCTGTCTGCCATAAGAAAGAAAAGGCATCTACCCTCATATGTGGCGCACAATGCACTAGCTGACAGCGTAGCTACAGCCGAGCTCTTTTTATGTCAGGTACGTGATATTTTTGGTAAAGAGACACCAACCTTAGGGCCTTTGTATAAAAGAAGCATATAG
- a CDS encoding putative nucleotidyltransferase substrate binding domain-containing protein, with product MDQSLLPNIYDFISHTHPFSLLSTIEKDAMATSIKIVYYAKDDIIRDESLCSTGLFMIRTGALEQINNDGSLRCRLGVGDSFGFTQLKKSGKSDYSVHFLENTLLYLVSKQMLDFLISKNEKIAQYFDSHEWVRLSSTHNDSEMSDNGINKGFMQKIRAFVQKDIAIMRDTDSIQDTALEIGRKNSELAFIMRKDDELCGVVTKSDLALRVVAQGTDIKQPISSIMTLHPVCIDINKSLFAALDLMISYNLKSLGVTDGGRLVGSIGAPQLLLNSQLQSIFLLKNINKAQNLETLKALSVQKEEIFITLVSSGLEPTAIERVMTRIADAFYIRIAKLTEQKLGQSPCPFAIMVAGSQARNEIHLLSDQDNAIIVQDKLNDNDMAYFHNFANILCKSLDECGYKLCSGNYMAANKDFCVPYSTFEQYYYSWICEATEKKLLNSIVFMDIRYVYGDEFLISKLKNYVSTTIAQNSRFLSLMALCSLSVSPPLGLFRQFVLTKDGDNREVLDIKKNAVALVVELGRIYALKAGSKHTDTISRLNDACEAGILSKEDLRELCEAYSFINKVRFSHQILALNKGEKLSNTIDPKSLSQFERNHLKDAFRIIAKQQEAASFRFKGGF from the coding sequence ATGGATCAGTCACTACTGCCAAACATCTATGATTTTATAAGTCATACCCATCCTTTTTCACTGCTCTCAACCATTGAAAAGGATGCCATGGCTACCTCCATTAAAATTGTCTATTATGCCAAGGATGACATCATACGCGATGAAAGCCTGTGCTCTACAGGACTTTTTATGATACGCACTGGTGCTTTGGAGCAGATAAACAATGATGGATCCCTGCGCTGCCGTCTGGGTGTAGGCGACTCCTTTGGCTTTACACAGTTAAAAAAGAGCGGCAAAAGCGACTATAGCGTCCACTTTCTTGAAAACACCCTTTTATATCTTGTATCAAAGCAGATGCTTGATTTTCTTATCAGCAAGAATGAGAAGATTGCACAGTATTTTGACTCACATGAATGGGTACGCCTGTCATCGACGCACAATGACTCTGAAATGAGTGACAATGGTATCAACAAAGGCTTTATGCAAAAGATCCGTGCCTTTGTGCAAAAAGATATTGCCATTATGCGCGATACTGACAGCATACAGGATACAGCCCTTGAGATTGGCCGTAAAAACAGCGAACTGGCCTTTATTATGCGCAAAGATGATGAGCTATGCGGTGTGGTCACCAAATCCGATCTGGCCTTGCGCGTAGTGGCTCAAGGCACAGATATAAAGCAGCCTATATCATCTATTATGACACTGCACCCTGTGTGTATTGATATAAATAAAAGCCTCTTTGCCGCCCTTGATCTGATGATAAGCTATAACCTAAAGAGTCTTGGTGTAACCGATGGCGGCCGTCTTGTAGGCTCAATAGGTGCCCCGCAGCTGCTTTTAAACTCTCAGCTGCAGTCCATCTTCCTTTTAAAGAATATAAACAAAGCGCAGAATCTTGAAACACTCAAAGCCCTCTCAGTTCAAAAAGAAGAGATTTTTATAACTCTTGTAAGCTCAGGTCTTGAGCCTACGGCTATTGAGCGTGTCATGACCCGTATTGCCGATGCCTTCTATATACGTATAGCAAAACTTACAGAGCAGAAATTAGGTCAGAGCCCATGCCCTTTTGCCATTATGGTTGCAGGCTCACAGGCCCGCAATGAAATCCATCTGCTCTCAGATCAGGACAATGCCATCATTGTGCAGGATAAGCTTAATGACAATGACATGGCCTATTTTCACAATTTTGCCAATATACTGTGTAAGAGTCTTGATGAGTGTGGCTATAAACTCTGCTCTGGCAACTATATGGCCGCCAACAAAGATTTCTGCGTACCTTACTCAACCTTTGAGCAATACTACTATTCATGGATCTGTGAAGCTACAGAAAAGAAGCTTTTAAACTCCATTGTCTTTATGGATATAAGATATGTCTATGGCGATGAGTTTTTAATCTCCAAGCTTAAAAACTATGTAAGTACAACCATAGCTCAAAACTCCCGTTTCCTCTCCCTAATGGCGCTGTGTTCACTGTCAGTCTCCCCGCCACTGGGTCTTTTCAGACAGTTTGTGCTGACAAAAGATGGTGATAACCGCGAGGTGCTTGATATCAAGAAAAATGCTGTGGCTCTGGTTGTGGAGCTTGGGCGCATCTATGCGCTAAAGGCAGGCTCAAAGCATACTGACACCATAAGCCGACTTAATGATGCCTGTGAGGCCGGCATTTTATCAAAAGAGGATTTACGTGAGCTGTGTGAGGCCTACAGCTTTATCAACAAGGTGCGTTTTTCACATCAGATCCTAGCTTTAAACAAAGGTGAAAAGCTTTCAAATACCATAGATCCAAAGAGTTTAAGTCAGTTTGAGCGCAATCATTTAAAAGATGCCTTTAGAATTATTGCCAAGCAGCAGGAGGCTGCCTCCTTTAGATTCAAAGGAGGCTTTTAA
- the rne gene encoding ribonuclease E, whose product MKRMLINATQQEEVRVALVDGQKLYDLDIESPQHANKKANIYKGTITRIEPSLEAAFVDYGVERHGFLPIKEIAREYFPEGTNFSDHASLKHALREGQEIIVQIEKEERGQKGAALTTYISLAGSYLVLMPNNPRAGGISRRIEGEERTELKQALEGISIPQGMGVIVRTAGVGKSTEELDWDLSILTKLWQMINTAAASRPAPFLIHQESNIALRAIRDYLRPDIGEIIVDDTEVFAQIKSQIELVRPEFANRVHLYTGDIPLFSKYQIESQIESAYRREVRLPSGGAIVIDPTEALTSIDVNSAKATRGGDIEETALQTNIEAAEEIARQLRLRDVGGLIVIDFIDMTPIKNQREIEKRMRDAVRQDRARIQFSRISRFGLLELSRQRLRPSLEESSSHVCPMCQGQGTVRDTPSLALSILRIIEEEAHKDHKDNYRDMIATVPLNVASFILNDKRNSLSEIEKRHDIKITIIPDQHMMPTDYEIALSVRDNSGSDKSTQILTERNLQAREMLKRELMEHNLVKSAKMDENDTPAVDSQVISSIASTPKPAAVPRPARKDESKKSGGLFGWFKSLFSSDESKDKAAGERSEIGRKGNSRSRTAQNRRNPRQNRNPRAAQSTQSSESSAPVRNRKERKAAPRKPVRTEESVVINQESVVASPESTAVQPPVKERRERKGRVRNVNTPTVVTIKNEEAQALAPVNPYAQQSESTAVQESPRRQRVRKPRSEIVPIAVAQARAAQRARELDPMSAFEPPAVQKGIRPVKVTYVDCAIGQGPDEQVPFANSTAARDFAAGFEFESSGRSGGFSGAKVYASLDEISTPQSYELDFRASTAARESEYGFEFEKSGRSGGLSSARENISEAISDTSKYDS is encoded by the coding sequence GTGAAAAGAATGCTTATCAATGCGACCCAACAAGAAGAGGTTCGCGTAGCTTTAGTTGACGGTCAGAAATTATATGACCTTGATATTGAATCCCCGCAGCATGCCAATAAAAAAGCCAATATCTACAAAGGCACCATTACCAGAATAGAGCCTTCTCTTGAGGCCGCCTTTGTTGACTATGGTGTTGAGCGTCACGGCTTCCTGCCTATAAAGGAAATTGCCAGAGAGTATTTCCCTGAGGGCACCAACTTTTCAGATCATGCCTCCCTCAAGCACGCTCTGCGTGAGGGTCAGGAGATCATTGTTCAGATTGAAAAGGAAGAACGTGGCCAGAAAGGTGCTGCCCTTACCACCTACATTTCTCTTGCCGGCAGCTATCTGGTACTTATGCCAAACAACCCAAGAGCCGGCGGTATTTCCCGCCGTATTGAAGGTGAGGAGCGTACCGAGCTTAAGCAGGCTCTTGAGGGCATTTCCATTCCTCAGGGCATGGGTGTTATTGTGCGCACAGCCGGTGTGGGCAAGAGCACTGAAGAGCTCGACTGGGATTTATCCATTTTAACCAAGCTCTGGCAGATGATAAATACAGCAGCAGCCTCACGCCCTGCTCCATTTCTCATTCATCAGGAGTCAAATATTGCCCTGCGTGCCATACGTGACTACCTGCGTCCTGATATTGGTGAAATCATTGTTGATGACACCGAGGTCTTTGCCCAGATAAAAAGTCAGATAGAGCTTGTACGTCCTGAATTTGCAAACCGCGTCCATCTGTATACAGGCGATATTCCTCTGTTCTCCAAATATCAGATTGAAAGTCAGATTGAATCTGCCTACAGACGTGAAGTACGTCTGCCATCAGGCGGCGCCATTGTGATTGACCCTACCGAGGCTTTAACCTCAATTGACGTCAACTCAGCTAAGGCCACCCGCGGCGGCGATATTGAGGAGACTGCACTGCAGACCAATATAGAGGCTGCAGAAGAGATTGCAAGACAGTTAAGATTAAGAGACGTAGGTGGTCTTATCGTCATTGACTTTATCGACATGACCCCTATTAAAAATCAGCGCGAGATTGAAAAGAGAATGCGTGATGCTGTGCGTCAGGACCGTGCCCGTATTCAGTTCTCACGTATCTCACGCTTTGGTCTTTTAGAGCTCTCCCGTCAGAGACTGCGTCCATCTCTTGAGGAGTCAAGCTCCCATGTCTGCCCTATGTGTCAGGGTCAGGGTACTGTACGCGATACTCCATCCCTTGCTCTGTCCATACTGCGCATTATCGAGGAAGAGGCCCACAAGGATCACAAGGACAATTACCGTGACATGATTGCCACAGTACCTTTGAATGTGGCTTCATTTATCCTCAATGACAAGCGTAATTCACTCTCAGAAATTGAAAAGCGTCATGATATAAAGATCACCATTATTCCTGATCAGCATATGATGCCTACAGATTATGAGATTGCTCTGTCTGTTCGCGACAACTCAGGCAGCGACAAGTCAACACAGATTTTAACCGAGCGCAATCTGCAGGCCCGCGAAATGTTAAAGCGCGAGCTTATGGAGCACAACTTAGTTAAAAGTGCCAAGATGGATGAGAATGATACACCTGCCGTTGATTCACAGGTTATCTCATCTATTGCCAGCACTCCAAAACCTGCTGCTGTGCCACGTCCTGCCAGAAAGGATGAGAGCAAGAAGAGCGGCGGTCTGTTTGGCTGGTTCAAGTCCCTCTTTAGCTCAGATGAGAGCAAGGATAAGGCAGCAGGCGAGCGCTCAGAGATCGGCAGAAAAGGCAATTCACGTTCACGCACTGCCCAGAATCGCAGAAATCCGCGTCAGAACAGAAATCCACGTGCAGCACAGAGCACACAGAGCTCTGAGAGCAGCGCACCTGTACGCAACCGCAAGGAGCGCAAAGCAGCTCCAAGAAAGCCTGTGCGTACTGAAGAGAGCGTTGTAATCAATCAGGAGAGTGTAGTAGCTTCACCTGAGAGCACTGCAGTGCAGCCACCAGTCAAAGAGCGCAGAGAGCGCAAAGGCCGTGTGCGCAATGTCAATACTCCAACCGTGGTGACAATCAAGAATGAAGAGGCTCAGGCTTTGGCTCCTGTCAATCCATATGCTCAGCAGAGTGAAAGCACTGCAGTGCAGGAGAGTCCAAGACGTCAGAGAGTAAGAAAGCCACGCTCTGAGATTGTGCCTATTGCTGTAGCTCAGGCCCGTGCCGCTCAAAGAGCAAGAGAGCTTGACCCTATGTCAGCCTTTGAGCCTCCTGCAGTGCAAAAAGGCATACGCCCTGTCAAGGTTACCTATGTAGACTGTGCCATAGGCCAAGGTCCTGATGAGCAGGTACCATTTGCCAACAGCACAGCTGCAAGAGACTTTGCTGCAGGCTTTGAGTTTGAGTCATCAGGTCGCTCTGGTGGCTTCAGTGGTGCTAAGGTATATGCATCCTTGGATGAGATCTCAACTCCACAAAGCTATGAGCTTGACTTTAGAGCCAGCACTGCTGCAAGAGAGTCAGAGTATGGCTTTGAGTTTGAAAAATCAGGCCGCAGCGGTGGTTTAAGCTCAGCCCGTGAAAATATAAGTGAAGCTATAAGTGACACTTCAAAATACGATTCATAA
- the rluC gene encoding 23S rRNA pseudouridine(955/2504/2580) synthase RluC — MSVDAKEQISLKVSYKTALIDDVEQRLDNYLAKHLKGVPRSMIYRILRRGEVRVNKKRVTPSYKLKLNDEIRIPPVKVSAGPVTIPSSNLHLVKDLENHIIYENDVLLVVDKPAGLAAHGGSGIEFGLIEAVRALRPDCEFLELAHRLDRDTSGCLIIAKRRSALRSLHEQFRQRVVKKRYLTLVPGQWDRRVKLIEAPLRRNELKSGERMVEVNFKHGAPSATGFDIVEKLDNATLLAAMPHTGRTHQIRVHCAYARHPVGNDSKYGDREFNARLSSIGLKRMFLHAFRITFVDPQSGEIKKIEAPLPLELEKAVEALRIKK; from the coding sequence GTGAGTGTAGATGCAAAAGAGCAGATAAGTTTAAAGGTAAGTTATAAAACAGCACTTATTGATGATGTTGAACAGAGACTTGACAATTATCTTGCCAAACACCTAAAGGGTGTGCCACGCAGCATGATATACAGAATACTGCGCCGCGGCGAGGTGCGTGTCAATAAAAAGCGTGTCACTCCATCTTATAAACTTAAGTTAAACGATGAGATTCGCATCCCTCCTGTAAAGGTTTCAGCAGGTCCTGTGACCATACCTTCATCCAATCTGCATCTGGTAAAGGATCTTGAAAATCATATCATCTATGAAAATGATGTGCTTTTGGTGGTGGACAAGCCAGCAGGCCTTGCAGCCCACGGCGGCAGCGGCATTGAATTTGGTCTTATAGAGGCGGTACGTGCCCTGCGTCCTGACTGTGAGTTTTTAGAGCTGGCCCATCGCCTTGACAGAGATACCTCAGGCTGTCTTATTATTGCCAAAAGACGCAGTGCTCTGCGCTCTTTACATGAGCAGTTCAGACAAAGGGTGGTTAAAAAAAGATATCTGACCTTGGTGCCAGGTCAGTGGGACAGAAGAGTAAAGCTCATTGAGGCTCCGTTGAGGCGCAATGAATTAAAATCAGGCGAGAGAATGGTTGAGGTCAACTTTAAACATGGTGCTCCGTCAGCCACAGGTTTTGATATTGTAGAGAAGCTTGACAATGCCACGCTTTTAGCTGCCATGCCTCATACAGGACGTACCCATCAGATCCGTGTGCACTGTGCCTATGCCCGTCATCCTGTGGGCAATGACAGTAAATATGGAGACAGGGAGTTTAATGCCCGTTTGTCCTCCATTGGTTTAAAACGCATGTTTTTACATGCCTTTAGAATAACCTTTGTTGATCCGCAAAGCGGTGAGATTAAAAAGATTGAAGCACCGCTGCCATTAGAGCTTGAAAAGGCAGTTGAGGCTTTGCGCATTAAAAAATAA
- a CDS encoding HAD family hydrolase, with product MDFVAGRRDLHYISEDFDKSKVKAVVLDLDGTVVDSIDQIVKCTRHAFALLKLPEPDITDIKSIIGKKLEEGLTFLLPEDKKHMGAEVTSWYRQSFIDNDTYNEQVLFDGVSELLDYLATKNYAIAVASGRSTIGIKRAIETTVLGKYVHVFCAGDEVPSKPHPQMALTVARRLGIEPETMLGVGDTDMDIELFQNAKAMSAAVQTGVWSGDAIKSLNPDIIVPSLVDLKDIL from the coding sequence ATGGATTTTGTCGCAGGCAGACGCGATCTGCATTATATATCTGAAGATTTTGATAAAAGCAAAGTCAAGGCTGTAGTGCTTGATCTTGACGGTACTGTAGTTGACAGTATTGATCAGATAGTAAAGTGCACCAGACATGCCTTTGCCCTTTTAAAGCTGCCAGAGCCTGATATTACTGATATAAAAAGTATTATAGGCAAGAAACTTGAAGAGGGTCTGACCTTTTTGCTGCCAGAGGATAAAAAGCATATGGGCGCTGAGGTTACCTCCTGGTACAGACAGAGCTTTATAGATAATGATACTTATAATGAGCAGGTGCTCTTTGACGGTGTATCTGAACTTTTAGATTATCTGGCCACAAAAAACTATGCCATAGCTGTAGCCTCTGGCAGATCAACTATAGGTATTAAGCGCGCCATTGAAACTACTGTGCTTGGTAAATATGTACATGTGTTCTGTGCAGGAGATGAGGTACCGTCAAAACCTCATCCGCAGATGGCTTTGACTGTAGCAAGACGCCTTGGTATTGAGCCAGAGACCATGCTGGGAGTTGGTGATACTGACATGGATATTGAGCTTTTTCAAAATGCTAAGGCTATGAGTGCTGCCGTGCAGACTGGTGTATGGTCAGGTGATGCCATAAAAAGTCTCAATCCTGATATTATTGTGCCATCTCTTGTTGATTTAAAAGATATACTCTAA